The genomic interval TTCATCTTGTATCCTCCAATCTGTCTCTGGAATTTTCACTGATCTTCAACCAGAATGTTATAGCGAAGATAACAGGCCAATGTCAATAAAAAAGATTTGACACTGGTGCTATCCTTTTGTAATATAAAGGGTCAGGTCTTGCTTATTGTCATCCTAAAAGGCCGAAGTGGTGGAATTGGTAGACACGCTAGGTTCAGGGTCTAGTGTCCGCAAGGGCATGGGGGTTCGACTCCCCCCTTCGGCACCATATGGAAAAAAAGCTATTATACAGATTAAGTCCTCTTATCGGAATTGTCCTTTTCGCAATTGCCCTTTTCGTCATTCGACAGGAATTGAGTGAATACCACTATCACGATATAGTAAGACATCTGCATGAACTTCAGGCTAATCACGTATTCCTTGCTTTCATCCTTACTATTGCCAGCTATCTTGTACTTACAGGATATGATGCCCTTTCCCTTCGCTATATTAATTATCCCCTCTCATATTTTAAAATTGCCCTTGCATCGTTTACAGGGTATGCCTTCAGTCATAACGTCGGCTTCGCAATGCTAAGCGGAGGCTCTGTTCGTTTTCGTCTTTATTCTATCTGGGGGCTTTCAGCAGTTGATGTTACTAAAGTAGTTATTTTCAACGGGCTGACCTTCTGGACAGGCTTTTTAACTGTTGGCAGCATAGTCTTCCTTCTTGAACCATTAACAATTCCACCGTCGCTTCACTTCCCCTTTTCTTCCGCCCATGTCCTGGGTTTAACTTTTCTTGTCATTGTAGCAGGATATGTCTTGCTAAGTATTTTTGCAAAAAGGCCTTTCAGATTTAAGGAATTGGAGTTTTCTGTACCTTCATTAAAATTTTCTTTCGCTCAGATTGTAATCTCAGCAATAGACTGGTCATTGGCAGGAAGTGTTCTGTTTTTCCTGCTTCCGTCTGAGACAGCTCTTTCTTATCCCGAAGTTATGGGTATCTTCCTGCTTGCCCAGATTGCTGGCCTTGCAAGTCAGGTTCCGGGCGGGCTCGGTGTCTTTGAGACAGTAGTCCTGATTTTTCTGTCAGAAAGAATGACTCCTTCCGCGGTCCTCGGGTCGCTTATTGCCTACAGGGGAATTTATTATCTCCTTCCTCTCGCAGTTGCAACAGTGCTTCTTGGAGCGCACGAGCTTATGCTGAGGAAGAAAGCGGTTATCCAGGTGGTTTCCATTTTTGAAGATTGGGTTCCAAGACTCCTTCCTAATGTATTTGCTTTTACAATTTTTCTTGGTGGAGCAATTCTTCTTTTTTCGGGATCAACTCCCTCTGTTGCGTGGCGTTATGAATTGCTGCAGGATTTTCTGCCAGTACCTGTCATGGAAATATCCCATTTCCTCGGAAGCGTCGCAGGCATGTGCCTGCTTATTATTGCGTGGGGACTGCAGCGCAGGCTTGATGGGGCATACCTCATCACCCTTGTCCTTCTCCTTGCAGGAGCTGTCTTTTCACTGCTTAAAGGTTTTGATTATGAAGAGGCAATCATACTTTCAGTCATGTTCATTGCGCTTCTTCCCTGCCGCAAAAACTTTTACCGGAAAGCTTCCCTTACCAGCCAGAGATTTTCACCTGGCTGGCTTGGGGCAATATTGCTTATATTGCTATGTTCGGTTTGGCTCGGTTTTTTTTCACATAAGCATATAGAATACTCAAATGAGCAGTGGTGGCGTCTGACTCTTTCAGGAGATGTGCCGAGGTTTCTGCGTGCCACTATCGGGTCAATTGGGATTGCCTTGTTTTTTGCAATGGCAAGACTTTTAAGTCCGGCTCCGCCGGAACCCAAACTCCCTGGAGCGCAGGAATTGGAAAAGGTCAGAGATATAATTAGGAAATCAAAAAAAACTTATGCTAATCTTGCTTTACTTGGAGACAAGTCACTCCTCTTTAATGAAAGAGGAAATGCGTTCATTATGTATACTACCGAAGGACGCAGTTGGGTAGCACTTGGGGACCCCGTTGGTCCTGAAGAGGAGCTGAACGAACTTATATGGCGTTTCAGGGAAACCTGTGACCGTCATGATGGATGGACTGCCTTCTATGAAGTTGAGACTAAAAAACTGCCGCTTTATCTTGATCTGGGCCTTACCCTGATTAAACTTGGCGAGGAAGGCCGTGTAAGACTGGAGACTTTTTCCCTTGAAGGAGGCAGCCGTAAATCGCTTCGTCATATTAAGAATAAACTTGCCAATGAAGGCTTCACGTTTGAAATAATAGAGTCCGGCAACGTTCCTTTATTCCTTCAGGATTTCAAAAAAATATCTGATGCATGGCTGACGGAGAAAAATACCAGGGAAAAGGGATTTTCACTTGGTTTTTTTGATGAGGAATATCTGAAAGAATTTCCTGCTGCAGTGATACGCAGGGATAACAGCATTATGGCTTTTGCAAATCTTTGGTTAGGAGGAGAAAAGGAAGAGATATCAATTGACCTTATGCGGCATTTGCCTGATGCCCCTAACGGATTAATGGATTTCCTTTTCACTGAAATTATGCTCTTTGGGAAAAAGGAAGGGTATCGTTGGTTTAATCTTGGTATGGCACCTTTGTCAGGACTTGAAGAGCATTCTCTTGCCCCTCTCTGGAGTAAATTCGGTTCGTTACTTTTCCGCCATGGAGAGCATTTTTATAATTTTCAGGGCTTACGGGAATACAAAGAGAAGTTTTGCCCTGAATGGGAGCCTAAATATTTGGCCTCGCCCGGAGGACTGGCATTACCACGGATACTTGCCAACATTGCAACCCTTATTTCAGGAGGAATCAAAGGGGTGGTTGCAAAATGATCAGATTAATTATTATTACTGTTGTCTCTGTTACTTTAATGTGCAGTCCTGCTTTTGCCGCAGAGGAAATTTATCATTTCGGGCGTTTCGGCAATGTCACACTGTATAGAACCTCTCCTCACCCGTCAAATGTAGTCCTGTTTGTTTCAGGGGACGGAGGATGGAACAAGGGCGTTATTGATATGGCAAAGACCCTTTCAGGGTCAGACATCATGGTTATTGGAATAGATGTAGTCCATTATATGAAAGAACTGGGAAATTCTGATGAGACCTGTTCTTATATTGCGGCAGATTTTGAAATGCTCAGCAAGTTTATTCAGAAAAAACTCGATTTTCCTGATTACATCCATCCAATTCTTGCAGGTTATTCTTCCGGCGCAACACTTGTCTATGCTGCCGCCGTTCAGGCCCCGCCTGACACTTTTATCGGGGCCATAAGCCTGGGTTTCTGTCCCGACCTGCCTTTAGAAAAACCACTTTGCCGTGGCAGCGGACTCGACTGGGAAAAAGGGCCAAAAGGGAAGGGATTTAGTTTTCTCCCGGCTTCAAACCTGCAGACTCCATGGATTGCCTTACAGGGGACAATTGACCAGGTTTGTAATCCCGCGCAAACAGAGGCTTTTGTAAGACAGGTTAAAAATGGTCAAATCGTCATGCTTGCAAAAGTTGGTCATGGTTTTTCAGTGCAGCGAAACTGGCTGCCGCAGTTTGAGGAGGCATTTTACAAGACAATACAAACACACAGGGCAGGTCTTGCTCCGGTAACAGATGAGTTAAAAGACCTCCCAATAGTTGAAGTAAATTCAGATAGTAAGGGTTCAGACACGCTGGCTGTCATAATTTCCGGTGACGGAGGATGGGCCGGATTAGACAGGGAAATCGGTTATGCAATTG from Nitrospirota bacterium carries:
- the mprF gene encoding bifunctional lysylphosphatidylglycerol flippase/synthetase MprF; translation: MEKKLLYRLSPLIGIVLFAIALFVIRQELSEYHYHDIVRHLHELQANHVFLAFILTIASYLVLTGYDALSLRYINYPLSYFKIALASFTGYAFSHNVGFAMLSGGSVRFRLYSIWGLSAVDVTKVVIFNGLTFWTGFLTVGSIVFLLEPLTIPPSLHFPFSSAHVLGLTFLVIVAGYVLLSIFAKRPFRFKELEFSVPSLKFSFAQIVISAIDWSLAGSVLFFLLPSETALSYPEVMGIFLLAQIAGLASQVPGGLGVFETVVLIFLSERMTPSAVLGSLIAYRGIYYLLPLAVATVLLGAHELMLRKKAVIQVVSIFEDWVPRLLPNVFAFTIFLGGAILLFSGSTPSVAWRYELLQDFLPVPVMEISHFLGSVAGMCLLIIAWGLQRRLDGAYLITLVLLLAGAVFSLLKGFDYEEAIILSVMFIALLPCRKNFYRKASLTSQRFSPGWLGAILLILLCSVWLGFFSHKHIEYSNEQWWRLTLSGDVPRFLRATIGSIGIALFFAMARLLSPAPPEPKLPGAQELEKVRDIIRKSKKTYANLALLGDKSLLFNERGNAFIMYTTEGRSWVALGDPVGPEEELNELIWRFRETCDRHDGWTAFYEVETKKLPLYLDLGLTLIKLGEEGRVRLETFSLEGGSRKSLRHIKNKLANEGFTFEIIESGNVPLFLQDFKKISDAWLTEKNTREKGFSLGFFDEEYLKEFPAAVIRRDNSIMAFANLWLGGEKEEISIDLMRHLPDAPNGLMDFLFTEIMLFGKKEGYRWFNLGMAPLSGLEEHSLAPLWSKFGSLLFRHGEHFYNFQGLREYKEKFCPEWEPKYLASPGGLALPRILANIATLISGGIKGVVAK
- a CDS encoding virulence factor family protein, which produces MIRLIIITVVSVTLMCSPAFAAEEIYHFGRFGNVTLYRTSPHPSNVVLFVSGDGGWNKGVIDMAKTLSGSDIMVIGIDVVHYMKELGNSDETCSYIAADFEMLSKFIQKKLDFPDYIHPILAGYSSGATLVYAAAVQAPPDTFIGAISLGFCPDLPLEKPLCRGSGLDWEKGPKGKGFSFLPASNLQTPWIALQGTIDQVCNPAQTEAFVRQVKNGQIVMLAKVGHGFSVQRNWLPQFEEAFYKTIQTHRAGLAPVTDELKDLPIVEVNSDSKGSDTLAVIISGDGGWAGLDREIGYAIAAHKIPVAGLNSLQYYWAKRTPEGSAKDLERILRHYLTYWNKEKVILIGYSFGAEVLPFMVNRLPEDILQKIQYVALLGPGRTAEFEFHISGWLGLPSTTALPLLPEMEKLTTARILCLYGEEEKDSLCTVLNPGMAKIIPLKGGHHFGGNYKTITEIILREAN